One Hordeum vulgare subsp. vulgare chromosome 4H, MorexV3_pseudomolecules_assembly, whole genome shotgun sequence DNA window includes the following coding sequences:
- the LOC123451008 gene encoding probable beta-D-xylosidase 7 — translation MVIVLMVATFPALLCVAAAGGAPPFSCGPGAPYVPFCDQRLPVERRAADLVARLTLAEKVSQLGDDAKAVPRLGVPAYKWWSEGLHGLSMWGKGMHFNGVVQRVTSFPQVLLTTASFDDKIWYFIGQAIGVEARALYNIGQAEGLTIWSPNVNIYRDPRWGRGHETPGEDPITASKYAVAFVRGLQGPSPTTLQTSACCKHATAYDLDDWHGTVRYNFNARVTPQDLADTFNPPFKSCVREGQATCVMCAYTSVNGVPACADYNLLTKTLRGEWGLKGYVASDCDAVALVHDGQHFRPTPEDTVATTLKAGMDMNCGNYTQVHSMAALRQGKMTERDVDRTLVNLFSVRMRLGHFNGDPRSNQMYGHFGANDVCSPAHKNLALHAAQSGIVLLKNNAGILPLHRWTVGSVAVIGPNANDPGALLGNYFGPACETITPLQGLNGYVKDVRFEPGCSDTACWSVATGKAVAVARSSDHVILFMGTSHVQEEEGRDRTSLLLPGRQQSLIEAVARAAKRPVILVLLTGGPVDVAFAKFNPKIGAILWAGYPGQAGGLAIAKVLFGEHNPSGRLPVTWYPEEYMRVPMTDMRMRADPVTGYPGRSYRFYRGPTVYKFGYGLSYSRFSRRLASSGMTGDQKNLLAGLTSTTAADDGVSHYDVEEIGAERCEQLKFPAVVEVENHGPMDGKHSVLLFLRWPNATGGRPASQLVGFQSQHLESGEKASLTFDVSPCEHLSRAREDGKMVIDRASHFLFVDEDEAEISFDS, via the exons atggtcATCGTGCTCATGGTGGCGACGTTCCCGGCGCTGCTGTGCGTGGCGGCAGCCGGTGGCGCCCCGCCGTTCTCGTGCGGTCCGGGGGCGCCGTACGTGCCGTTCTGCGACCAGCGGCTGCCGGTGGAGCGGCGCGCGgcggacctggtggcgcggctgaCGCTGGCGGAGAAGGTGTCGCAGCTGGGCGACGACGCCAAGGCGGTGCCGCGGTTGGGGGTGCCGGCGTACAAGTGGTGGTCGGAGGGGCTGCACGGGCTCTCCATGTGGGGCAAAGGCATGCATTTCAACGGCGTCGTGCAGCGCGTCACCAGCTTCCCGCAGGTGCTGCTCACCACCGCCTCCTTCGACGACAAGATCTGGTACTTCATCGGCCAG GCAATCGGCGTGGAGGCGAGGGCGCTGTACAACATCGGGCAGGCGGAGGGGCTCACCATCTGGTCGCCCAACGTGAACATCTACCGGGACCCGCGGTGGGGGCGTGGGCATGAGACCCCCGGCGAGGACCCGATCACGGCGAGCAAGTACGCCGTGGCCTTCGTGAGGGGTCTGCAGGGCCCCTCGCCGACGACGCTGCAGACCTCGGCGTGCTGCAAGCACGCCACCGCCTACGACCTTGACGACTGGCATGGCACCGTCCGCTACAACTTCAACGCGAGGGTGACACCCCAGGACCTGGCCGACACCTTCAACCCGCCGTTCAAGAGCTGCGTGAGGGAAGGGCAGGCCACCTGCGTCATGTGCGCCTACACCTCCGTCAATGGCGTCCCCGCCTGCGCCGACTACAACCTCCTCACCAAGACGTTGAGGGGAGAGTGGGGGCTGAAAGGGTACGTGGCTTCCGACTGTGACGCGGTTGCGCTGGTGCATGACGGGCAGCACTTCAGGCCCACGCCGGAGGACACGGTCGCCACCACGCTCAAGGCCGGCATGGACATGAACTGCGGGAACTACACGCAGGTGCACAGCATGGCGGCGCTCCGGCAGGGGAAGATGACGGAGCGGGACGTCGACAGGACGCTCGTCAACCTCTTCTCGGTGAGGATGCGGCTCGGGCACTTCAATGGCGACCCCCGGAGCAACCAGATGTACGGGCACTTCGGCGCCAACGACGTGTGCTCGCCCGCCCACAAGAACCTGGCGCTCCATGCGGCACAGAGCGGCATCGTTCTGCTCAAGAACAACGCCGGCATCCTCCCGCTTCATCGGTGGACGGTCGGGTCGGTCGCCGTCATCGGCCCCAACGCCAACGACCCCGGGGCGCTCCTCGGCAACTACTTCGGCCCGGCGTGCGAGACCATCACGCCGCTCCAGGGGCTCAATGGGTACGTGAAGGACGTGAGGTTCGAGCCCGGGTGCAGCGACACGGCGTGCTGGTCCGTCGCGACGGgcaaggcggtggcggtggcgaggtCGTCAGACCACGTGATCCTGTTCATGGGGACGAGCCACGTGCAGGAGGAGGAAGGGCGGGACAGGACGAGCCTCCTGCTCCCCGGGCGGCAGCAAAGCCTCATTGAAGCCGTCGCCAGGGCGGCGAAACGGCCGGTGATCCTGGTGCTCCTCACCGGCGGCCCGGTCGACGTGGCCTTCGCCAAATTCAACCCAAAGATCGGTGCCATCCTGTGGGCCGGATACCCTGGGCAAGCCGGCGGGCTCGCCATCGCCAAGGTGCTCTTCGGAGAGCACAACCCCAGCGGCAGGCTACCGGTGACGTGGTACCCCGAGGAGTACATGAGGGTGCCCATGACGGACATGCGGATGCGCGCCGACCCGGTCACCGGCTACCCCGGCCGTAGCTACCGCTTCTACCGGGGACCGACCGTCTACAAGTTCGGCTACGGCCTCAGCTACTCCCGGTTCTCCCGCCGGCTAGCATCCTCCGGAATGACCGGTGACCAAAAGAATCTGCTTGCCGGACTGACATCGACGACAGCGGCGGACGATGGCGTGAGCCACTAcgacgtggaggagatcggggccgAGCGGTGCGAACAGCTCAAGTTCCCGGCGGTGGTCGAGGTGGAGAACCACGGTCCCATGGACGGAAAGCACTCGGTGTTATTGTTCCTCCGATGGCCCAACGCGACGGGTGGGCGCCCGGCGAGCCAGCTCGTCGGGTTCCAAAGCCAGCATCTCGAGTCCGGCGAGAAGGCTAGCCTGACGTTCGATGTCAGCCCATGCGAGCACTTGAGCAGGGCGAGGGAGGACGGCAAGATGGTGATCGACAGAGCCTCACATTTCCTCTTTGTTGACGAGGATGAGGCCGAGATCAGCTTCGACTCCTGA